In one window of Myotis daubentonii chromosome 13, mMyoDau2.1, whole genome shotgun sequence DNA:
- the CASP7 gene encoding caspase-7 → MADDQNSVDQNSVGEQGAGESASEDAIDAKPDRCSFVPSILSMKKKNDSGKSNKSTQEKEPTYQYSMNFEKVGKCIIINNKNFDESTGMSVRTGTDKDAGSLFKTFRDLGFDVVVYNNYSCAQMHAVLKNASEEDHSNAACFACVLLSHGEENSIYGTDGKMDIKDLTSLFRGDRCRTLLGKPKLFFIQACRGTELDDGIQADSGPIGDTDASPRQKIPVEADFLFAYSTVSGYYSWRNPGCGSWFVQALCATLNEHGKSLDLLKILTRVNYKVARHFESQCNDPQFHEKKQIPCMVSMLTKDLYFLK, encoded by the exons ATGGCAGACGATCAAAACTCTGTCGATCAAAACTCTGTcggggagcagggagctggggagtcAGCAAGTGAAGATGCAATTGATGCTAAGCCAGATCGGTGCTCCTTTGTCCCCTCAATCTTGAG tatgaagaagaaaaatgactcTGGGAAATCCAACAAGAGCACCCAGGAGAAAGAGCCTACATATCAGTATAGCATGAATTTTGAAAAGGTGGGCAAATGCATCATAATAAACAACAAGAACTTCGATGAATCGACAG GTATGTCCGTCCGGACCGGAACAGACAAAGATGCCGGGTCCCTTTTCAAGACCTTCCGAGACCTGGGTTTCGACGTGGTGGTGTATAACAACTACTCTTGTGCCCAGATGCATGCTGTGCTGAAAAACG CCTCTGAGGAGGACCACAGTAATGCAGCCTGCTTCGCCTGCGTCTTGTTGAGCCATGGAGAAGAAAACTCGATTTACGGAACGGACGGCAAGATGGACATCAAGGACTTGACGAGTCTTTTTCGGGGGGATAGATGCAGAACCCTTTTAGGAAAACCCAAGCTCTTCTTCATCCAG GCGTGCCGCGGGACAGAGCTAGATGACGGGATCCAGGCCGACTCGGGGCCTATCGGTGACACAGATGCCAGCCCTCGACAGAAGATCCCCGTCGAGGCCGACTTTCTCTTCGCCTATTCCACAGTGTCAG GCTATTACTCGTGGAGGAACCCAGGATGTGGCTCCTGGTTTGTGCAGGCCCTCTGCGCCACCCTGAACGAGCACGGGAAAAGCCTGGACCTCTTAAAGATCCTGACCAGGGTGAACTACAAGGTGGCCAGGCACTTCGAGTCTCAGTGCAACGACCCGCAATTCCACGAGAAGAAGCAGATCCCGTGTATGGTCTCCATGCTCACCAAGGACCTCTACTTCCTTAAGTAG